A window of the Lactobacillus gasseri ATCC 33323 = JCM 1131 genome harbors these coding sequences:
- the pfkA gene encoding 6-phosphofructokinase has product MKRIGILTSGGDAPGMNAAIRAVTRTALANGIEVCGIRYGYAGLVAGDIFQMTSETVADKINRGGTFLYSARFPEFKEEEVQLKGIEQLKKHGIDALVVIGGDGSYHGALKLTRHGYNAVGLPGSIDNDIPYTDFTIGFDTACNTAMEAIDKIRDTATSHQRVFVVNVMGRDCGDIAMHVGVATGADAIVIPEEPYDIKEIAENLKQGFANGKKHGIVVLAEGVMDANKFKDELLKYGDFDARANILGHMQRGGSPTTRDRVLASEMGAYAVKLLLEGKGGLAVGIENNKLSHHDILDLFDAKHHGNYALYSLNKDLAK; this is encoded by the coding sequence ATGAAACGGATTGGTATTTTAACTAGTGGTGGAGATGCCCCTGGTATGAACGCTGCCATTAGAGCTGTTACTCGTACAGCTTTGGCAAACGGTATCGAAGTTTGCGGAATTCGTTACGGATATGCTGGTTTAGTTGCTGGCGATATTTTCCAAATGACTTCTGAAACAGTTGCGGACAAGATTAACCGCGGCGGTACCTTTCTTTACTCAGCTCGTTTCCCAGAATTTAAGGAAGAAGAAGTTCAACTTAAGGGAATCGAACAATTAAAGAAGCATGGAATCGATGCTTTAGTTGTCATCGGTGGTGACGGTTCTTACCATGGTGCATTGAAACTTACAAGACATGGCTATAATGCTGTTGGTCTTCCTGGTTCAATTGACAATGATATTCCTTACACTGATTTCACAATTGGTTTTGACACTGCATGTAATACTGCAATGGAAGCCATTGATAAAATTCGTGATACTGCAACAAGTCACCAACGTGTATTTGTTGTAAATGTTATGGGTCGTGATTGTGGAGATATTGCAATGCACGTTGGTGTTGCTACTGGCGCAGATGCAATTGTTATCCCAGAAGAGCCTTATGACATTAAGGAAATTGCTGAAAACTTGAAGCAAGGATTTGCTAATGGCAAGAAGCATGGAATTGTTGTTTTAGCAGAAGGTGTTATGGACGCTAATAAATTTAAGGACGAACTTCTTAAGTATGGCGACTTTGATGCTCGTGCTAATATCTTAGGTCACATGCAACGTGGCGGAAGCCCAACAACTCGTGATCGTGTATTAGCAAGTGAAATGGGAGCTTATGCTGTTAAGTTGTTACTTGAAGGTAAGGGCGGCTTAGCTGTTGGTATTGAGAACAACAAGCTTTCTCACCATGACATTCTTGATTTGTTTGATGCAAAACACCACGGTAATTATGCGTTATACTCATTAAACAAAGACTTAGCCAAGTAG
- the pyk gene encoding pyruvate kinase, whose product MKKTKIVSTLGPASNDVETITKLAEAGANVFRFNFSHGDHEEHRARMNMVREIEKKTGKLLGIALDTKGAEIRTTEQEGGKFTINTGDTIRISMDDTKKGNKDMIHVTYDGLYDDTHVGGHVLIDDGLVDLLIKEKDDAKRELVCEAQNTGLIGSKKGVNAPGVEIRLPGITEKDTNDIKFGLKEGINFIFASFVRKAQDVLDIRQLLEEAHCEYVKIFPKIESQEGIDNIDEILKVSDGLMVARGDMGVEIPFINVPFVQKELIRRCNALGKPVITATQMLDSMQENPRPTRAEVTDVANAVLDGTDATMLSGESANGLYPVKAVKAMAEIDMRTEKQLAKRNKLALQRFEEYKGSNVTEAIGESVVRTAEELGVKTIIAATESGYTARMISKYRPNADIIAMTFDEKIEHSLGVVWGVKPMLVEKPKTTEEMFDKAAELAKETGLAKDGDLVIIVAGVPLGETGTTNLMKLQLIGTQLVKGLGVGEQSVIGKAVVATSAEEANSKVQDGDILVAKTTDKDYLPAIKKASGMVVEASGLTSHAAVVGLSLGIPVVVGATDAVEKIKDGSKITVDARRGAVYQGEATNL is encoded by the coding sequence ATGAAGAAAACTAAAATTGTTAGTACTTTAGGGCCAGCCTCAAACGATGTTGAGACTATTACTAAATTAGCTGAAGCAGGTGCAAACGTATTCCGCTTCAACTTCTCACACGGTGACCACGAAGAACACCGTGCACGTATGAACATGGTTCGTGAGATTGAAAAGAAGACTGGTAAACTTCTTGGCATTGCTCTTGATACTAAGGGTGCCGAAATTAGAACTACTGAACAAGAAGGCGGCAAGTTCACTATTAACACTGGTGACACTATCCGTATTTCTATGGATGACACTAAGAAGGGTAACAAGGATATGATCCACGTTACCTACGATGGACTTTACGATGATACTCACGTTGGCGGTCACGTATTAATCGATGATGGTTTAGTTGACCTTTTGATTAAGGAAAAAGATGACGCTAAGAGAGAATTAGTTTGTGAAGCTCAAAACACTGGTTTAATTGGTTCTAAGAAGGGTGTTAACGCTCCTGGTGTTGAAATTCGCCTCCCAGGTATCACTGAAAAAGATACTAACGATATTAAGTTCGGTTTAAAGGAAGGTATCAACTTCATCTTTGCTTCATTCGTTCGTAAAGCACAAGATGTTCTTGACATTCGTCAATTGCTTGAAGAAGCACATTGTGAATACGTAAAGATCTTCCCTAAGATTGAATCACAAGAAGGTATTGATAACATCGATGAAATCTTAAAGGTTTCTGATGGTTTAATGGTTGCTCGTGGTGACATGGGTGTTGAAATTCCATTTATTAATGTTCCATTTGTACAAAAGGAATTAATTAGAAGATGTAACGCATTAGGTAAGCCAGTTATTACTGCTACTCAAATGCTTGACTCAATGCAAGAAAACCCACGTCCAACTCGTGCCGAAGTTACTGACGTTGCAAACGCTGTTCTTGATGGTACTGACGCAACTATGCTTTCAGGTGAATCTGCAAACGGTCTTTACCCAGTTAAGGCTGTTAAGGCTATGGCTGAAATCGACATGCGTACTGAAAAGCAACTTGCTAAGCGTAACAAGTTAGCTCTTCAAAGATTTGAAGAATACAAGGGTTCAAACGTTACTGAAGCTATCGGTGAATCAGTTGTTAGAACTGCTGAAGAATTGGGCGTTAAGACTATTATTGCCGCAACTGAATCTGGTTACACTGCACGTATGATTTCTAAGTATCGTCCAAACGCTGACATCATCGCTATGACATTCGATGAAAAGATCGAACACTCATTAGGTGTTGTTTGGGGTGTAAAGCCAATGTTGGTTGAAAAGCCTAAGACTACTGAAGAAATGTTTGACAAGGCAGCAGAACTTGCTAAAGAAACTGGTCTTGCAAAAGACGGCGACTTAGTAATTATCGTTGCTGGTGTTCCTTTGGGCGAAACTGGTACTACTAACTTGATGAAGTTACAATTGATCGGTACCCAACTTGTTAAAGGTTTAGGTGTTGGTGAACAATCAGTTATTGGTAAAGCCGTAGTTGCAACTTCTGCTGAAGAAGCAAACAGCAAAGTTCAAGATGGTGACATCTTAGTTGCTAAGACTACTGATAAGGATTACTTACCAGCAATCAAGAAGGCTTCAGGTATGGTAGTTGAAGCTTCAGGTTTAACTAGTCACGCAGCTGTTGTTGGTCTTTCACTTGGTATCCCAGTTGTTGTTGGTGCTACTGATGCAGTTGAAAAGATCAAGGATGGTTCTAAGATTACTGTTGATGCTCGTCGTGGTGCTGTTTACCAAGGTGAAGCAACTAACCTTTAA
- a CDS encoding DNA polymerase III subunit alpha codes for MGTVSLQNLSSFTLLESPTKVKDLAENAKKKGYSALALTDVNITYGLVNFYKAAKETGIKPLLGMQLRINGLIDQANKYDLIVIAKDDQGYKNILRLSSAVNLLTENGEKENVLELEELKKYLGHLVIITPSNLHSELKMLQTNNPNMGANYVRILKDAVPTSSLVYLGVYADQGQQEYINYLRSLATQFELSLAAVEDGQYLNRNEQFLRRTLQAIKSNTHLENVEQLAKQAGSHYLKTSEELQVNYRKFEIEDALENAEKIGQLCNAKITFQDPQLPKFKQNKFPTSKEYLHSLAQNGLAKRFKGQIPERYQKRLDYELKVINEMGFDDYFLIVWDVMNFAHSVHITTGPGRGSAAGSLVSYALRITEVDPLEYNLLFERFLNPARQQMPDIDLDIPDNRRDEVIKYMFEKYGMNHAAQILTFGTLAAKQVLKDVCRVFGLNKVETYRWLDAIPHAKGKITLAEAYQKSKELQLLVNTNTFSKILFATAEHLENLPRHYSIHAAGLVITDDSLAEIVGLQAGPLGIPVTQQTKLNVESLGLLKIDFLGLRNLTILGNIIAALKSEGVEIDPNQIPLNDQETLALFQRGDTDAVFQFESDGIKRVLEQLHPDSFEDIVAVNALYRPGPMNNIGHFINRKHGKERVQYPDPSLKKILGPTYGVLVYQEQVMQTAQVLAGFSLGEADLLRRAMSKKNADVIQKEREKFIQGAVKLGRRKEVAEQVYDYIAQFANYGFNRSHAVAYSKIAFWLAYFKVHYPGAFYLSLLNSNIGNRNKIAQYLMQAQEAGIKTLPPDIENSQADFSLENGKILVGLKAIRGLRSDLLKQILEIKRPIKSMTDFLWKIDNNLLSADAIANLIKAGAFDRLAPNRNELLKINKDLVESVKMAGSNLSLFETLEPKIEEEKMPTAAEKSAMEVEAMGFSTGINPIIAVQKYARKYNAKRLQAFESNEQGIAVGKLMRIKQITTKKGDNMAFAVFSDSSGDKDFTIFPQVWKKVEENLKIGDIYLLQVKTQSDRFSPTKTQFLLSNARKVNFKD; via the coding sequence ATGGGAACAGTTAGTTTGCAAAACCTTAGTAGCTTTACATTATTGGAGAGTCCAACTAAAGTTAAGGATTTAGCTGAAAACGCAAAGAAAAAAGGTTATTCTGCACTTGCCTTGACGGATGTGAATATTACTTATGGCTTAGTTAACTTTTATAAAGCAGCCAAAGAAACTGGAATTAAGCCTCTATTAGGGATGCAGTTAAGAATTAATGGTTTGATTGATCAGGCGAATAAGTATGATTTAATTGTCATAGCTAAAGATGATCAAGGTTATAAAAATATCTTACGTTTATCAAGTGCAGTTAATCTTTTAACCGAAAATGGTGAAAAAGAAAATGTTTTAGAGCTTGAAGAATTAAAAAAATATCTTGGTCATTTAGTTATAATTACGCCTAGTAATTTACATAGTGAACTAAAGATGCTGCAAACTAATAATCCTAATATGGGGGCTAATTATGTTCGTATACTGAAGGATGCTGTTCCTACATCTTCATTAGTTTACTTAGGTGTTTATGCAGATCAAGGACAGCAAGAATATATAAATTATCTTCGTTCGTTAGCAACACAATTTGAACTGTCATTAGCTGCAGTCGAAGATGGACAATATCTTAATCGCAACGAGCAGTTCTTAAGAAGAACTTTGCAAGCTATTAAAAGTAACACCCATTTAGAAAATGTGGAGCAGTTAGCTAAGCAAGCTGGTTCGCACTACTTAAAGACTAGCGAAGAGTTACAGGTTAATTATCGAAAATTTGAAATCGAAGATGCTTTAGAAAATGCTGAAAAAATAGGTCAACTTTGCAATGCTAAGATTACATTTCAAGATCCACAGTTACCAAAATTCAAGCAAAATAAATTTCCAACATCAAAAGAGTATTTGCATTCATTGGCCCAAAATGGTCTTGCTAAAAGATTTAAGGGACAGATTCCGGAAAGATACCAAAAAAGATTAGATTATGAACTAAAAGTAATCAATGAGATGGGATTTGATGATTATTTTCTTATTGTGTGGGATGTGATGAACTTTGCCCATAGTGTCCATATTACAACTGGACCTGGTCGAGGCTCGGCTGCTGGCTCACTTGTCTCATATGCTTTAAGAATTACTGAAGTTGATCCGCTTGAATATAACTTGCTATTTGAACGTTTCTTAAATCCTGCTCGTCAGCAAATGCCAGATATTGACTTAGATATTCCAGATAATCGACGTGATGAAGTAATCAAGTATATGTTTGAAAAATATGGGATGAATCATGCCGCCCAAATTTTAACCTTTGGTACTTTAGCTGCTAAGCAAGTTTTAAAAGATGTTTGTCGTGTTTTTGGACTAAACAAAGTTGAAACATATCGTTGGTTAGATGCAATTCCGCATGCAAAAGGAAAAATTACTTTAGCAGAAGCATATCAAAAATCAAAAGAATTACAGCTTTTAGTTAATACAAATACTTTTAGCAAAATTTTGTTTGCAACTGCTGAGCATTTAGAAAATTTACCACGTCATTATTCAATTCATGCAGCCGGTTTAGTAATTACCGATGATTCATTAGCAGAGATCGTGGGCTTACAGGCAGGCCCTTTAGGAATACCAGTAACGCAGCAAACGAAATTAAACGTCGAGTCCTTAGGATTATTGAAAATTGACTTTTTAGGCTTAAGAAACTTAACTATTTTGGGCAATATTATTGCAGCATTAAAATCAGAGGGAGTTGAAATTGATCCTAATCAGATTCCGTTAAATGATCAAGAAACGCTTGCTTTATTTCAACGTGGTGATACAGATGCCGTCTTCCAGTTTGAATCTGATGGGATTAAACGTGTTTTAGAGCAGCTTCATCCAGATAGTTTTGAAGACATTGTTGCTGTAAACGCCTTGTATCGCCCAGGTCCAATGAATAATATTGGACATTTCATTAACAGAAAACATGGTAAGGAAAGAGTACAATATCCCGATCCTAGCTTGAAGAAAATCTTAGGACCAACTTACGGTGTTTTAGTTTATCAAGAGCAAGTTATGCAGACGGCTCAAGTCTTAGCTGGTTTTTCTTTAGGTGAAGCCGATCTGTTAAGACGAGCCATGTCTAAGAAAAATGCGGATGTAATACAAAAAGAAAGGGAGAAGTTCATCCAAGGCGCCGTTAAACTGGGCAGACGAAAAGAAGTAGCAGAGCAGGTTTATGATTATATTGCTCAGTTTGCTAATTATGGTTTTAACCGGTCGCACGCAGTTGCATATAGTAAAATTGCCTTTTGGCTTGCCTACTTTAAAGTTCATTATCCAGGTGCTTTTTATCTTTCTCTTTTAAACAGTAATATTGGTAATCGTAATAAGATTGCCCAATACTTGATGCAGGCTCAAGAAGCTGGAATTAAGACTTTGCCACCGGATATTGAGAACAGTCAGGCAGATTTTTCACTTGAAAATGGCAAAATTTTAGTCGGTTTGAAGGCAATTCGCGGATTAAGAAGTGATTTACTGAAGCAAATACTAGAAATTAAACGGCCAATTAAATCAATGACAGATTTTTTGTGGAAGATTGATAATAATTTACTGAGTGCTGATGCCATCGCAAATTTAATTAAAGCGGGCGCTTTTGATCGACTAGCTCCAAATCGCAATGAACTTTTGAAAATAAATAAAGACTTGGTTGAAAGTGTAAAAATGGCAGGTTCAAACTTATCTTTATTCGAAACATTGGAGCCAAAAATTGAAGAGGAAAAAATGCCGACTGCTGCTGAAAAATCTGCAATGGAAGTGGAAGCAATGGGCTTTAGTACTGGTATTAATCCAATCATTGCCGTTCAAAAATATGCTAGAAAGTATAACGCGAAAAGGCTGCAAGCTTTTGAGAGTAACGAGCAGGGAATTGCGGTCGGAAAATTAATGAGGATAAAGCAAATCACCACCAAAAAGGGTGACAATATGGCTTTTGCCGTTTTTAGCGATAGTAGTGGCGATAAAGATTTTACAATTTTTCCTCAAGTATGGAAGAAAGTAGAAGAAAACTTAAAGATTGGCGATATATATTTATTGCAGGTGAAGACACAAAGTGATCGTTTTAGTCCAACTAAGACGCAATTTTTACTTTCAAATGCTCGCAAAGTTAATTTTAAAGATTAA
- the scpB gene encoding SMC-Scp complex subunit ScpB: MASKEAQLEALLYAAGDDGLETDNLLQLLEISPSALRELANHLKDRLKNDENSGLQLICINHTYKLTTSAECGDVISKFFQKDLSKNLSQSALEILSIIAYRQPITRVEIDDLRGVNSSGALQTLVWRGLIKVNGKKDVPGHPNLYVTTDYFLQYFNYESLADLPVIEEFEADDNPVNLFDQDEQNSKEINFDEGE; this comes from the coding sequence ATGGCAAGTAAAGAAGCACAATTAGAAGCTCTCCTTTATGCAGCAGGGGATGATGGTTTAGAAACAGATAATTTATTGCAATTATTGGAAATTTCACCATCGGCATTACGAGAGTTAGCAAATCATCTAAAAGATCGACTTAAAAATGATGAGAATTCAGGCTTACAACTGATCTGCATTAATCACACTTATAAATTAACTACCAGTGCAGAATGCGGGGACGTTATTTCTAAATTTTTCCAAAAGGATTTATCAAAGAACCTAAGTCAGTCAGCTCTTGAAATTCTCTCAATTATTGCATATCGTCAGCCGATAACAAGGGTTGAAATTGACGACTTACGAGGCGTTAACTCATCAGGAGCATTGCAGACTTTAGTTTGGCGTGGACTAATCAAAGTAAATGGTAAAAAAGATGTGCCTGGACACCCTAATTTATATGTGACTACAGACTATTTCTTACAGTATTTTAACTATGAGAGTTTAGCTGATTTACCAGTAATTGAAGAGTTTGAAGCAGATGACAATCCTGTGAACTTATTTGATCAAGATGAGCAAAATAGCAAAGAAATAAATTTTGATGAAGGAGAGTAA
- a CDS encoding segregation and condensation protein A, with translation MNNADELTLDLPNFTGPLDLLLHLIRSQKIDIYDIPIAKITGQYLANLARWQTLDLQIAGEYFVMASTLLRIKSQYLLPKNDFVEEDQYQEDPRAELVEQLVQYSVFQRIAEYFKKRDEEMPITVAKDPSVSPKKKVEPLPLGEITSDELANTFKVVLERFKLRKPQVGQIEVHEASIEEMTTFLKDKLHHRKSTSFFDCIKNFQDLDQVIGLFLAVLELCRDHKILVKQNRDFGDLELEKVETNGK, from the coding sequence ATGAATAATGCCGATGAATTAACTTTAGATCTTCCCAATTTTACAGGACCACTAGATTTACTTTTGCATTTGATTAGATCACAAAAGATAGATATTTACGATATTCCAATTGCGAAGATTACTGGGCAATACTTAGCTAATCTAGCTCGCTGGCAGACTTTAGATTTGCAAATTGCTGGCGAGTATTTTGTGATGGCGTCAACTCTGCTTAGAATTAAATCGCAATATTTACTTCCCAAAAATGATTTTGTAGAGGAAGACCAATATCAGGAAGATCCGCGTGCTGAATTAGTTGAGCAGTTAGTTCAATATTCGGTTTTTCAAAGAATTGCTGAATATTTCAAAAAGCGTGATGAAGAAATGCCAATTACTGTGGCTAAGGATCCGTCTGTTTCACCAAAAAAGAAAGTTGAGCCACTTCCCTTAGGAGAAATTACAAGTGATGAGCTTGCTAATACTTTTAAGGTAGTTTTAGAGCGCTTTAAATTAAGAAAACCACAAGTAGGGCAAATAGAAGTTCATGAGGCGTCTATTGAAGAAATGACGACATTTTTGAAGGATAAACTTCATCATCGAAAATCGACTAGTTTTTTTGACTGTATTAAAAATTTTCAGGATCTTGATCAAGTAATTGGTTTGTTTTTAGCAGTTTTAGAATTATGTCGTGATCATAAAATTTTAGTAAAGCAAAATAGAGATTTTGGTGACCTAGAATTAGAGAAAGTTGAGACCAATGGCAAGTAA
- a CDS encoding CvfB family protein, producing the protein MLGEIRKGKVIDENQSAFYVQVDGVTFELKKIEVTQDEPIHLGDEVQGFIYENKDKKKEMTQFYPFAQKDQYGWATVTEVRRDLGVFVDIGLNDKDVVVSLDDLPLEKDQWPKKDDRLLVRLETDDKERIWAKMAEEDVFEQLAANFPAHLENKNMSGTVYRNYEVGSFVITDQYYLAFVHKSEMFRPLRLGQKIKARVIGVSQYGRLNLSVLPRGFEEIDDDAQMILVSLRREATKTLPFYDKSDAQEIKNHFGISKSAFKRALGHLLKNKLITEDKDAGTISLVEKDESDTDDEG; encoded by the coding sequence ATGTTAGGTGAAATAAGAAAAGGAAAAGTTATTGATGAAAATCAATCTGCTTTTTATGTACAGGTTGATGGCGTAACTTTTGAATTAAAAAAAATAGAAGTTACCCAAGATGAACCAATCCATTTAGGTGACGAAGTACAGGGCTTTATCTATGAAAATAAAGATAAAAAGAAGGAAATGACACAATTCTATCCTTTTGCTCAAAAAGATCAGTATGGTTGGGCTACGGTAACTGAAGTGCGTCGCGATTTGGGTGTATTTGTAGATATTGGATTAAATGATAAAGATGTTGTTGTTTCTTTAGATGATCTTCCGCTTGAAAAAGATCAATGGCCAAAGAAAGATGATCGTTTATTGGTACGCCTTGAGACTGATGATAAGGAACGTATTTGGGCTAAAATGGCAGAAGAAGACGTTTTTGAACAGTTAGCTGCCAATTTCCCAGCACATTTGGAAAATAAAAATATGTCTGGTACTGTGTACCGTAACTATGAAGTTGGATCTTTCGTAATTACTGATCAATATTATTTAGCCTTTGTCCATAAATCTGAAATGTTTCGTCCTTTGCGTCTAGGGCAAAAAATTAAAGCACGCGTTATCGGAGTTAGTCAATATGGTAGATTGAATTTGAGCGTTCTGCCTCGAGGGTTTGAGGAGATTGATGATGATGCTCAAATGATTTTGGTAAGTTTACGTCGCGAGGCAACTAAGACTTTGCCTTTTTATGATAAAAGCGACGCCCAAGAAATTAAGAATCACTTTGGCATCTCTAAGTCAGCCTTTAAGCGTGCTTTAGGTCATTTGTTAAAAAATAAATTAATTACTGAAGATAAAGATGCAGGAACAATTAGTTTGGTAGAAAAAGATGAATCAGACACAGACGATGAAGGATAA
- the xerD gene encoding site-specific tyrosine recombinase XerD: protein MKDNLEDYLRFSQVERGLSPNTIISYRTDLEEYLDYLQDQNETSWEVDYLVVDAFLATQKDKGKATTSISRMISSLRKFYQWLLRQDIIERDPLVKIDSPKSERRLPTALSEEEVDKLLAAPDTNTPLGIRDRAMLEVLYATGMRVSELINLRTGDIHADLKIIRVLGKGSKERLVPITEVALSWLEKYQTDVRDAQVLKSGQFTDVIFLNNHGHQLTRQAVWQKIKKYCQLIGITKNVTPHTLRHTFATHLLENGADLRVVQEILGHSDITTTQIYTNLTQKHILEVYNQAHPRA from the coding sequence ATGAAGGATAATTTAGAAGATTATTTACGTTTCAGTCAAGTGGAACGTGGCTTAAGCCCTAATACCATTATTTCTTATCGAACTGATTTAGAAGAATATTTAGATTATTTACAAGATCAAAATGAAACAAGCTGGGAAGTCGATTATCTAGTTGTTGACGCTTTTCTTGCTACACAAAAAGACAAGGGAAAGGCAACAACTTCAATTAGTCGGATGATCTCTAGTTTGAGAAAGTTCTATCAATGGCTCTTAAGACAGGATATAATTGAACGTGATCCATTAGTAAAAATTGATTCCCCAAAAAGTGAACGGAGACTGCCAACCGCTTTAAGCGAAGAAGAAGTTGATAAACTACTTGCGGCTCCTGATACGAATACACCACTAGGAATTAGGGATCGTGCCATGCTAGAGGTACTTTATGCAACTGGGATGCGGGTTAGTGAATTAATAAATTTACGAACTGGTGATATTCATGCCGATTTAAAAATCATTAGGGTTCTTGGCAAAGGCTCAAAAGAACGACTTGTACCAATTACTGAAGTCGCTTTATCATGGCTTGAGAAATATCAAACAGATGTTAGGGATGCCCAAGTATTAAAAAGTGGTCAATTTACTGATGTAATTTTCTTAAATAATCATGGTCATCAACTAACTAGACAGGCTGTTTGGCAGAAAATAAAAAAGTATTGTCAGCTGATTGGAATAACTAAAAATGTTACTCCTCATACTTTGAGACATACTTTTGCTACTCATTTACTCGAAAATGGGGCAGATTTGCGTGTAGTTCAAGAAATTTTGGGTCATAGTGATATTACAACTACGCAGATCTATACTAATCTGACGCAGAAACATATTTTGGAGGTTTATAATCAAGCACATCCACGTGCTTAA